In Candidatus Didemnitutus sp., the genomic window GAAGGTGTAGGGCTGCGCAAGGCGCACCCACGGGAGCGCGCGACGGCGCGCCGCGAGGGCGTCGCGCTGGCGGGTGAGTTCCTTTTCGGCGCGGAGGAGTTCGAGCCGGGCGGCGAGCCACTCGGCGGGTGAGGCGATGCGGGGAGCAGGTGTGGTTGGGTTTTTCATGGGAAAAATTCGGGCAAAGCGGCAGCTGCGGCGTGCGGCGGCACGTCGGCGGTGGAGGGAAGAGCGCGCGAGTTTTTCGGCTAGGCGCTCAGGGCGCGTTCGAGCGCGTCGGCCATTTTCTGCCAGGAAGCGGCGGCGCGGTCGGCGAAGGCGGCCCACTCGGGCGCCATTTCATGGTGCAGAGTGAGTTGGCAGGCGGTGGCACCGAGCGGTTCAATCCGGACGGTGACCTTGCTGGTGGCCGGCAGGGCGTCGCGCGTGGCCCAGGTGAAAACGAGGCGGTGCGGGCGTTCGAGCGCGAGGTATTCGCCGACGTGGTCGACGAGGGTTCCGGCGCGATCGACGGCGAAGGAAAACTGGCCGCCGACCCGCGCGTCGACGGTGAGGCGGACGATTTTCTCGTCGCGCACGGCGGGACCGAACATCCAGCGGCCGATCCAGGCGGGATCGAGCCAGGCGTCAAAGACGCGCTCGGCAGGCGCGGCGAAGCGCTTGCTGATGCTGGCGGTGGCGGGCGTGGACATGGCGGCGGATCAGCACGGGACGACCGCGTCGTAGTGCGCGCGCAGGCGGTCGTGCATCGCCCAGAGCTTGGGCGTCGGCTGGTTGCCGAGAATCGCGACGAGGAACGCCAGGTGCGTGTGCCAGCCGGCCGCGTAGTTCTTCTGCTCGGGAATATCGTCGCCCGTGGAACGATGCGTGAGGACGAGGAGGACTTGGCGGCCTTGCGGGGTAAGTTCGAACGTCACGACGGAGTCGTCCGCGCCGAAGGTGTAGCTGAGCACGTGCGGCGGATCGTAGCGCAGAACGCGACCTTCGAAGGTGACGCCGGGCTCGTGGACGTGCGCCCATTTTTCCGGCGGCGTTTCGCCGGGCGAGAGCTTCGAGTGGTGCATCTCGAAGACGACCTTGCCGCCGGCTTTCGGCTCGGTGACGCCGCCG contains:
- a CDS encoding SRPBCC family protein encodes the protein MTTPIQNDSYAQFPARGELRIVRLLPGPVERIWEFLTDPEKRSRWICGGVTEPKAGGKVVFEMHHSKLSPGETPPEKWAHVHEPGVTFEGRVLRYDPPHVLSYTFGADDSVVTFELTPQGRQVLLVLTHRSTGDDIPEQKNYAAGWHTHLAFLVAILGNQPTPKLWAMHDRLRAHYDAVVPC
- a CDS encoding SRPBCC domain-containing protein, encoding MSTPATASISKRFAAPAERVFDAWLDPAWIGRWMFGPAVRDEKIVRLTVDARVGGQFSFAVDRAGTLVDHVGEYLALERPHRLVFTWATRDALPATSKVTVRIEPLGATACQLTLHHEMAPEWAAFADRAAASWQKMADALERALSA